The DNA window GACCACCGTTTGTGGGCAAGAGACATGGACACGAGCGGAGGCTGCTCGGTTATCAGAACGACGGGATACGGAACCGCTCGGTGCACTAGCTCCTCGACTCGGTCTGGTTTTGCCTTAGCTCGCAGTTTCAGAGCGAGCACTGCTATCTCGAGATACTCGCGCGCGGCGTCACGATATGGAGCAACACCGATGGTCGTAGGTTTCAGCGCGGCCAGCCACTCGAGCTCCTCAACGCCATTCTCGATGAGACGCCGGTCACCCGGAGTCGGAGCACCCGACTCCGTGAGTATCTTCTTGGGGACCCGCTGGTTTACGTCTGCCCCGGTCGGTAAGCCAAGAGCAGCAATCAGGTCAGATCGTGTCAAGACGTCGCCCTCGGCAGTATCACGAGAAACGCGACAACCTCGAAGTCGTTGATTCCTGCGTACTCTCCCTTAAGTGCATGGGTACCACCAGGAGAGAACAGGCTGGCGACGGCCCGTTCCTGTCCTTTGCCGACCACCGACGCTACAGCAGTCGCCAGCAGGCCTTGAGGCACATGCATATCCTCGCCGCCGTGTGTCGCCTTCTCGAAACGATTGCAGGCGCGCGCATCCGGCAGGTCACGTCCGAGACACGTCCGTTTGAGTCGGTCCAGGATCTGCCGCGCTTGTGTGCATTGCAGGAGCACCGCGCCCTGATCACTCACATGCACCAGGTAGTATGGCGCTAGAGGGTATCCGGCATCGACGGCGCTTCCAGCTGCCTCTCCCTCGGCACGCAGGCAGAAGACGATGCCAGGCTCAACCTCACCATCGGCCTCGGTCACAGCATACGCTCCAACCGGCAGCTCCGGGACCGCGCCGCCATGGTCCTTGGTGTAGTCGGACAGGTCAATGCGGAAATCGGTGAGCGTAAGGTCCGTGATAGAGACCCCCGTGGACAAGTCCTCGAGGTCGATGACAGCATCCTGTAGCTTGAGAAGCTGCTTGCGGCGATACTCCAGATCGTTCATCTGGTTGCCCGATTGCTGCTCGATGAGGTTCTCCTCCCCCGTCGCAGAGACGTCCAGTAGGACCATGCGGCCACTTACGCGCTGCTCAAGCTTGATGTACTCATCCAGCTCCATGTTCGGCCAGAAATTGACCAGCTGGATGCGGTCGTTGGGGGAACCGATACGGTCGATGCGTCCGAACCGCTGGATGATACGTACCGGATTCCAGTGAATGTCGTAGTTCACCACCCAATCACAGTCCTGCAGGTTCTGACCTTCTGAGAGGCAGTCGGTGGTAATCAGCAGGTCCAGGTTCCCCTCGCTTGCAAGGTCCTCGGGTCGTTCCTTGGCGAGAGGGGCAAATGCCGAAAGGATCGACGAGAACTCCCTGCGCAGGTGGGGCAGGGTCGCTTGGTTGCGTCCTGCTCCTGTCACGACGGCGGACTCGATCCCGAGCTCGCGCTTTGCCCACGGAGCGAGCTGCGCGTAGAGATACTCGGCCGTGTCGGCAAACGCCGTGAAGACGATGACCTTTCGGTTGCCGCTGTTGATCGGTTCCTGACACTTGAGGGCAATGCTATCCCGCAGAGCTGCCAGCTTCGCATCACGATCCGGTCTCACCTGTCGAGCGGCTGCATACAGCGTCTTCAGCCGGTTCCGGTCCTCCACCAGGTCCTGCTTCCAGCGCACCAGGTCCACATCTTGCAGCAGAACCTTAACCTTTCGCCCCACGAGCAGGCTTTCAAACGCCGCGTCATCGATATCGACATCGGCAATGTCGAGCTCCTCGACCTCCCTCGTCTGAGACTCTATTCGTGCAAGTGTTGCCTCGACATCGTCGATCTGTCGCTTCACGGTCAGAGCAAACGACGAAATGGAACTCTCCATGCGCTTGAGCACGTTGACTCGCAGTAACTGGATCAAGCTCTCTTCGCGGTCGACTTGCCGGAAGAACCCCTTGCCCCCTTGGAGCTCAGTCCCGTACTTCTTGTCATATGCTTCCTGTCTGGAGGGCAGCACATACCGTAACGGAGCGTAGGAAGCCAGGTGCAGGCGACGGATCTCAAGGTTGATGCTGCGAATCGAGGGGAACTCTCCAGCTATGTCGACATCGGGCTTGATGTTGATGGGTTTGAGGCGCTCAGGAAACCGCCCTGTTTCCGCTGTCCCGTAGTACTTCTCGATGTGCTTGCGCGATCGAGCAATGGTGAGGAGGTCGAGCAACGTGAAGTAGTCAAATCCCAACATGTCCACCAGCGCCGTTGGCGTCCTCTCCTTCTCGCTGAGTTCCAGCCACCGGTTGAACTGCTTCTGGGCAAGACGGGTTGTGCTGTCGATGCTGCCAATCCCCTGATCCACAAGCGCGGTGTCGTCACCCTCCGTGGCAAAGGCGATCTGGTTGCGCAGGTCGGCCAAGCGGTTGTTGACCGGCGTCGCTGACAGCATCAGCACGCGCGTTCGCACTCCTTCCTGGACCACCTTTCGCATGAGGCGATCATAGCGCGTCTCGCCACCCTGCTCTGGTGTGCGCTTGTTGCGAAAGTTGTGCGATTCATCGATGACAACGAGGTCGTAGTTGCCCCAGTTCACATGGGCAAGATCGATATCGCCCGACAGACCGCCATCGCGCGAGAGGTCCGTATGATTGAGCACGTCATAGTTGAACCGATCTGCAGCCAGGACATTCCGGCGATCGTTCGCCTTGTAGAGTGTCCAGTTGTCCCGCAGCCTCTTCGGGCACAGGACCAGCACGCGGTCATTGCGCAGCTCGTGATATTTGATGACGGCTAGGGCCTCGAATGTCTTGCCCAGTCCGACACTGTCGGCGAGGATGCAGCCGCCAAATCGGTTGAGCTTATCGATGGCTCCCACGGCACCGTCGCGCTGAAACTTGTAGAGCTTCTTCCAAACGACAGTATTGCGGATGCCAGTTGCACTCTTGACCACCGCTTCTTCATCCAGCTCGTCTCCACGCATGTGAAACAGCTCCAGAAGGATCTGGTAGTAGATGCGAGAGGCAGGTACTCGATCGCTCAGGGCCCGGAGCTGAGACAGCAAATCCTCTTTCGCCTGGGACGAGTCGGGCATGGCATTCCACAGCGACTCGTACCATGCTGCGAACATCGCCACTTCCTCGTGGCTCTCAGCGCACTGAATCAGACTCGTATGATTGCCCGGCGTCAGGCCGAGGCCGTCAGTCGTCAGCGGACAACTGCCAGTGATAATACGGTCGCCAGCGCCGTCAGCATGACGAACAACGTATGCAGATTGAGGCAGTGGCGATGGCGATGCACGTACCTCGGACTTGTCCTGCAGCCACTGTGCACATTCACGAGCAAGCCACGCTGTCTGTAGACGGTTGCGAGCAGCCCGGTCCGCCGGTGAGCCGAGTAGTCCAAGGTCCACGCTATCTACGAGTGGCAAGATAAGTCTGGAGTGCTTCTGATGCGCGAGCAAATCCTGCAATTCGCGTACTGCAAAGAGGGAGAATGCAGGAGAAGCGATGTCCAGCAACGCGTCCGGGCCGTCAGCCTCACGCAATGCGTCAATGACTCGATCGGTTCCAGCGTTACTAATTAGCCTCATGAATGCCCTCCTGTTGCGTTAAATCCGAATGTTTGCACGGGTGTGCAAACCCAACATGGCACGAGCACTGGTTCTCCAGATATCTGCACCACCACCGGCAACATATACGTCGGTATTTGTGCTCAACCAACAGCCCATGTCATCTCCCCACATCATTTCACCCAAAGCGCGAAACAATGCCAGCAGGACACTGTTTGTTGGCACAGTATATCTGCTGTCCTGATGGATCATAGACGAGTTTGTGTCCGCATGCTGGACACAAGAACGCCTTCTCAAGAGCATCGACTGCATCGCAGAACAACGACACTTCGGACACGCTGAGTCCCAACGCATCGGGATTATCATGCGACAGAAAGTTGCCTATGAATTTCACTGCTTCGAGTGAGTCGAGGGCCGACAGCATACGGATGCGGAACTCAGCACTGGACATCTGCTTGACCCTACACCTCACGCTATCCAGCAACTCCTGAGATTCGTACCGGCTCGATGCGCGATAGGGCACAGAAGTCCCTGTTCCCGTGGCGATCTTCTTGAGCACAGATTCCAGCTGGCTTCGTGCGTGGTTCGCCGCTCCTTCAGTATCCGCTCGCCTAAGACACTCGGCAACGTAACCCTCTCGAGATTGGTACGGTAGAAATGTTGGCCCTTGCTCCCGTGTCCACTCTGGAATATAGCGCGCAATGATCTTGCCAGACCGTCCCCGTACCCGACCCGCTTCCTTCAACTCCTCAAACCAGTTTCTATCATGCGTGGTCACTACAACCTGCCAGTCACCAAACTCATCACAGAGTAAGTCGCAAATTCGTGAGCGATGCTGCACATCAATAGTCGTAACTACGTCATCCAAGATTAGCACGGGAAATTGTTCCTGGAACTCCTTCGCAAAAGCCAGAAAGATCACCAACCCCAGTGAGTCGAGGTGTCCTTCACTCGAATAGGCTCTGGGGTCTTCGTCCGTGGCACCCAGTGAATCCATCACAAGTGTCGCGCTGGCTCTGTGCCCCGTATCGACAACAAGGCGAATGTTGGCAAAGTCTTCGTTGGGGTGCAACTCCTTGTAGTAGGATTCGATGCATTCCTGCAAGCTGTTATAGACATTTTGAACCACCGACTGCTTGGCGCTCTTGAGACTCTCGAAAAAGATCTTGGCTATCTCCGCCTTTGCCTTTGCAGAGACAAGTTCTTGGTTGAGACGCTGCAATTCGGTTTCCGCGGGAAGGACAAATCCGACAAGGGAGGTCAGCTCCAGCACTACTCGGTCTGCGCTGGACAGCTCTTGAGTTGAAAGCATCTCGCTGGCCTGTGCAGCAACGTCTCCTCCCCAGCTGTTGCATTCCTTGACCCATGCAATCAGTCGGTCGGTATCCACAGGTCTCCGCAGCTTCGTGGCGTCGTCAAGCTCTGTGAGCAATGCCGAAGCGAGATGACGGGCGCTGTTTCCTTGAGACAACAATTTGTCGTCAGTCCATGTACTGGCCGTCATATAATTGAGCACGCTCTCTAGTCTCCCAGCAACAACCGCGACTAGATCTCTAAGAGTTGAGATGCTTGTCTTGAGTCTCTTGGCTTCTTCGCTCAGTTCCGCAGCGTCAGCCAGCCGAGCCTCAAGTCGAAGTAATGTTGCTGAACGTTCTATGGGCTGTTCGCACACGGGACACGTCGATGCATAGATAGGACTTTCGGTTATAACGGAGTGAGCCGCTCCGAGCAGCTCCACGACTCTGAGTCGTTCTTGCGTCGCAGCTAAGGAGAGCTCTGCATATGCATGACTAATCATCTGGAGCAACGACGAGTCGACAGCAGTACCTGCTAATGAGTTGGCAGCATCCCTGACTGAGATTAGTTGGCCTGCTGTCTTCTCGTGCAGGTGCGCAGCCTTGGCTTTCAACATAAGTTTCTCGGACAGAGAAGCCAGTTCTGTCAGGTCGTGGAGTGGCTCCACTCCGATCGAAGTCAGCTTGGCATTAAGGATTGCAGCAATAGCGCTTTCGTCAGATGCTTCTGCTCCCACGCGTATCTGGAACTGAGCTAGTGCATCTTGTCGCTGAACTTCGAGCCGCTGAACAGACTCCGCCATTTTTGCGCTTACCCGTTGCATGTTCTTCTCGGTCTCATCAAGGTCCTGAACTCCCATGATACCTTCGAGGTCTGAGAAACGTTCACTAGGTTTGTCATATATGAAATGGAGTAACTGCGCTCTTCGCAAAATAAACGTTCCTCGTGAAGCGCTGCGGAAGCAGTCCTCAAGCTCAGCTGGCACAACATTAGCATATCCCGATTGGTTTCTTACGACCACCGCTGTCGGATCCCTAAACCGTACTGAGACACTCATTTGACTTGGGTCGATATCGACATGATGCAAATGCTTAGTCATAGAAAGCGACTGAGCTTGCTCCAAACTCCGGACATGTCCCGTGAAGAAAAATTCGAGAGCATCGACCAGGGAACTCTTTCCAACTCCATTCTCTCCCCAGACATATAGCCATTTGCCCGCGACGTCCAAACTACACTGACGAATTCCACGTATTCCACGAATGTCAATTGTGTCAATGGCTGTCATCTGTACAGTCCTCTATATAGCGAATGAGCTTGCTGTCCTCGATCTCAACACCATTCGCCAGCAGTTCTTTGATGGCTGCCACGGTATCCTGTGCCTGAACCCCAGCTTCCGATAGTCTCTGCACGAAAAGATCTATAATTGACGCTCTCACATCCATGAAGGTCCTCCTTCAGCTGCATCCATCATTCCTATAAGCCATTCACCAACGGTAACCGTCGTGTGGCTAATGTCAGTATGGTTCCTCCGCAGATAGTCAAACCAGTTGTTGTCTGTGACACCCAAGAATGCAGAAAGCATTTCCACCCTCCAACACGGCCGACACCACTACTGTAGCCGACTGAAGGGATTGTCAACGTGCTTCGTCCGCGGCAGAGCGACGTCTCTCTCTGCAATACGCGTCGCAGCTGGTCAGTCGTCGGCTCTGTCAGTTAATGTGTTATATCTGTGTCAATTTCTTTCCAGCAAAACCCTCTGCTGGCTATCCTTGCGAATTCTCCCATAATGAGTTTACACATATGTGCTGTTCATGTCACAAGGGAGGCAGTTATATGGATGCATGGTCATCGCTTATCATTGGCATCGCGATAGGAGTTGCTGTTGGAATCGCTATTGGCTTGCTGCTGCGCCACGCGCAAGCAACAAACAATCAGAAGATAATCGATCAAGCAAGAGAAGCGTTCAGCAGTCAGGCTGCCGTGTCATTCAAGAGCCTTTCGATGGACGCTCTTGGTCTTGTTACAAATCAACTGACAACAATGGCCAGCAGCAAGCTGGCAGAACAACAGGGCCAAGCAACTCAATACCTGGACAATAAGAAAGCTCTTATAGACCAGACCTTGGCAACGATGAACACAGAGCTGTCCAAAGTTCAGAGCACAATGCAGGAACTCAAGGAAAAGGGAGAAAACCAGTTTGGTGGGCTTACGCAACAACTCACTAATGCGTCTTCGCAAACCAGTAGACTTACCGATATAACTACTGCTCTCAAGGAAGCCCTTGCCAGCGGCAAGACGCGTGGGCAGTGGGGTGAGCGCATGGCTGACGACATTCTCCGCGCCGCTGGGTTTAGGGAAGACGTCAATTATCGGAAACAAAAAGAGGAGCTTTCCGGCAATCGCCCGGATTTCACATTCTTCCTTCCCAAAAACCTGCGATTGAACATGGATGTCAAATTCCCGCTGGACAACTATATGTGTGTCATCAGTGCTGCCACAGAGGAAGAGCGATCCTCGTTCACGAAAAAATTTCTATCAGACGTGCAGCAACGTGTTAAAGAGATCAACTCACGAGGATATATCGATCCAGGAAATGGAACTGTCGATTGCGTCCTCCTCTTTATTCCGGTTGAGTCGGTGTTCGCCTTTGCGCAGGAACAGGACCCACAACTTCTCGACAAAGCCTTGAACCAACATGTCATCTTGTGCTCACCATCAACATTGTTCGCTGTGCTTGCCATTATCCATCAAGCAACCGACACGTTCTCCATTCAACAGAACGTTGGCCAAATCCTGGCGAAGTTCACCGAGTTCGATAAACAGTGGGGGCAATTCACCGATAAGTATGAAAAACTCGAAAAGCACATCCAGAACGTCGAGGAAGATTTCAAAGAACTTTCTGGAGTGCGAACGCACAAGCTTGACGGAATCCTTGAAAACATCCATGCTCTCGAAGAACAGCAAAAAGAAGTGGAAAACGGTGCTCCAGAACAACTAACCGATGTTTGACTCTCGCACAGCGGCGGCGCAGTCATACGTGCACCTCCCTTGCGAGTAGTAGACAGTTTTCCATGATACGTGTGCGCCAGGAAAGTCAGGGGTAGAGCTCCTGGTTGCACATTTGGCACCAACAGTACTTACTTTCTAGCGTGACATCTGTTTTCTGGTGACAGACGGGCTATGCTGTCGCAGGAGGGTCGGATGAAACGACTGTGCGCGTTCGATATAGAGAGGGACCGAAAGAGTGAGCACCTCATCAGTGCCGGGTGGGCTATCTACACCACTGACGCCGAACACCCCGAGACAGGCCACTGCACCGCCAAGGAGGCGGGCGACCTGATGGAGCAGCTGGCTCTCGCAGACGTCCTCGTCGGGCACAACATCGTCGATTCGGACATCCCGTTCCTGCTGGAACACTTCCCCGCGACGATGCAGGAGGCGCTTGCCGGCAAAACCATCATCGACACCCTGCCCGTCAGCCCCGTCGCATTTCCACACAGCCCATACCATCACCTCTACAAGGACTACAAGCCCTTCCCTCTGGCGCCGAACGACCCGGTTCAGGACTCGCTCGAATCGGTTCAGCTGCTATGGGCTGAGGAGAGGGCTCTTAGCGACTACCCACCCGAGGTTCGCTCCGTCCTGCTCACGTTGCTGGGACGCTGCTCGCAGGCATCGGCAGTGGCGGCACAGGTCCGAGGTTCGACGGAGACGCTCACACAAGAGCAGCTCCTGACAACCATCACGGGGACCTGGGGACCACACTTGTGCACGCATGCACTGCCCGCCGTCCTCCAGCAGGCATGGGGTGACGAGACGGCTGCGTGGGCGCTGGCGGTGGTCCTCGCCTGGATCCACCAGGACGACGGCGTGTCCGTCATCGGGCAGTGGCCGCGCGAGCAGACGCCCTACGTCCCACAGTTCCTCCACAACCTGCGCGATGCCAGTTGTGACGATCCCTCCTGTGCCTGGTGCCGTGCATCCAGCCCACGCGAGAAGCTGCTTCAGCTGTTTGGCTTCGACGACTTCAGGCCTAACCAGGAGCCCATCGTCCGCGCGGCTCTGACAGGAGACAACGTGCTGACGGTCC is part of the Coprothermobacter sp. genome and encodes:
- a CDS encoding helicase, with product MRLISNAGTDRVIDALREADGPDALLDIASPAFSLFAVRELQDLLAHQKHSRLILPLVDSVDLGLLGSPADRAARNRLQTAWLARECAQWLQDKSEVRASPSPLPQSAYVVRHADGAGDRIITGSCPLTTDGLGLTPGNHTSLIQCAESHEEVAMFAAWYESLWNAMPDSSQAKEDLLSQLRALSDRVPASRIYYQILLELFHMRGDELDEEAVVKSATGIRNTVVWKKLYKFQRDGAVGAIDKLNRFGGCILADSVGLGKTFEALAVIKYHELRNDRVLVLCPKRLRDNWTLYKANDRRNVLAADRFNYDVLNHTDLSRDGGLSGDIDLAHVNWGNYDLVVIDESHNFRNKRTPEQGGETRYDRLMRKVVQEGVRTRVLMLSATPVNNRLADLRNQIAFATEGDDTALVDQGIGSIDSTTRLAQKQFNRWLELSEKERTPTALVDMLGFDYFTLLDLLTIARSRKHIEKYYGTAETGRFPERLKPINIKPDVDIAGEFPSIRSINLEIRRLHLASYAPLRYVLPSRQEAYDKKYGTELQGGKGFFRQVDREESLIQLLRVNVLKRMESSISSFALTVKRQIDDVEATLARIESQTREVEELDIADVDIDDAAFESLLVGRKVKVLLQDVDLVRWKQDLVEDRNRLKTLYAAARQVRPDRDAKLAALRDSIALKCQEPINSGNRKVIVFTAFADTAEYLYAQLAPWAKRELGIESAVVTGAGRNQATLPHLRREFSSILSAFAPLAKERPEDLASEGNLDLLITTDCLSEGQNLQDCDWVVNYDIHWNPVRIIQRFGRIDRIGSPNDRIQLVNFWPNMELDEYIKLEQRVSGRMVLLDVSATGEENLIEQQSGNQMNDLEYRRKQLLKLQDAVIDLEDLSTGVSITDLTLTDFRIDLSDYTKDHGGAVPELPVGAYAVTEADGEVEPGIVFCLRAEGEAAGSAVDAGYPLAPYYLVHVSDQGAVLLQCTQARQILDRLKRTCLGRDLPDARACNRFEKATHGGEDMHVPQGLLATAVASVVGKGQERAVASLFSPGGTHALKGEYAGINDFEVVAFLVILPRATS
- a CDS encoding DNA recombination protein RmuC: MCYICVNFFPAKPSAGYPCEFSHNEFTHMCCSCHKGGSYMDAWSSLIIGIAIGVAVGIAIGLLLRHAQATNNQKIIDQAREAFSSQAAVSFKSLSMDALGLVTNQLTTMASSKLAEQQGQATQYLDNKKALIDQTLATMNTELSKVQSTMQELKEKGENQFGGLTQQLTNASSQTSRLTDITTALKEALASGKTRGQWGERMADDILRAAGFREDVNYRKQKEELSGNRPDFTFFLPKNLRLNMDVKFPLDNYMCVISAATEEERSSFTKKFLSDVQQRVKEINSRGYIDPGNGTVDCVLLFIPVESVFAFAQEQDPQLLDKALNQHVILCSPSTLFAVLAIIHQATDTFSIQQNVGQILAKFTEFDKQWGQFTDKYEKLEKHIQNVEEDFKELSGVRTHKLDGILENIHALEEQQKEVENGAPEQLTDV